The following coding sequences lie in one Nakaseomyces glabratus chromosome I, complete sequence genomic window:
- the FAR1 gene encoding cyclin-dependent protein serine/threonine kinase inhibiting protein FAR1 (CAGL0I06138g~Ortholog(s) have cyclin-dependent protein serine/threonine kinase inhibitor activity), with protein sequence MFLRTPVKIQTSEKSIHTPPRDDDTLLRGPAKKLFRSFTEKSDNHSKHQNSSPQDVFLPNQMYLRTPDMSPEGKSTSKKRNIPKPLDFSQITTPPQSLKKTSANYHRDNWGQSHIKLSPLTTKPSHKKMVTSTSTIMRENVSESFSYGKNNYNRLSLDTVPSQRESLLSGSSTCSSLKKYNNQKCSICDEEMTVTFKGEKILELDCGHLSHYDCFMAIFEETHSINELPICQICGSQCQPCDEDIFSDITSQLLTLKRSLGISNTNSNHGMNSIAARAIFEREQQVTPVERIIKPSQITSAGFKTPTLSCTPAIEKPVEEEDGYETDIFVSSSSTSSMIINGLTIDLEEKLSNSDSEDVEELLPLVTKPYDDTIQLEFPEPCMDVDMKSACQFSNRTGLKKSICSQENPQFNEFAFRRNLSDYIHNLLSITSFDSTGDLHMFSNFAFSTDGEFWTQPILVFLFEKCLTLFEADSRNIIGQLPVNQISSTSELRHNNEEIIVIDLKSCLFPQIFLKNHEVAFYKQEKIKKWLYYLTDIGRVRPPLIDLTDCSINVIPIELSISYEQEVLRQRINQKSMPQPWDSDLLKRKLCLVVCIDLHKSDPNESNASDILGKILNTLCLDDMLGLVLVGKNGNGEVGPYGTFIGPVNKKWEGWIDVIRDIELWLSDDHNYEFISTEEKIKVILHTCRRITTMMQSDSDSSNVLRNLVIIQAGEDKLEETLLNISDGAKKDYDSVTQTNHFSISTCKATDITSHINTLRSDDKLDVTISNEENVMWLGHMQEGRVYHYKNSFKGNVTLEWRDKDSIHHKTEFTL encoded by the coding sequence ATGTTTCTAAGAACACCAGtaaaaatacaaactaGCGAGAAAAGTATTCATACGCCCCCCAGGGATGATGATACTTTGCTGCGAGGCCCCGCCAAGAAATTATTTCGGAGCTTTACAGAAAAATCTGACAACCATAGTAAACATCAAAATTCATCGCCTCAAGATGTGTTTTTACCAAATCAAATGTATTTAAGAACACCAGATATGAGCCCCGAAGGTAAATCTACTTCAAAAAAACGAAATATACCAAAACCTTTAGATTTTTCTCAAATAACGACGCCTCCACAATCATTAAAAAAGACTTCAGCAAACTATCATAGAGATAACTGGGGGCAATCGCATATCAAATTATCACCTTTAACAACCAAACCCTCACATAAGAAAATGGTAACATCGACAAGTACTATTATGCGCGAGAATGTTAGCGAAAGCTTCTCTTATGGTAAAAATAACTATAATAGACTGTCTCTTGACACAGTTCCTTCACAAAGGGAGTCTCTATTATCAGGATCTTCTACTTGCAgttctttgaagaagtacAACAATCAAAAATGTTCTATTTGCGATGAAGAAATGACAGTGACATTTAAAGGCGAGAAGATCCTAGAGTTGGATTGCGGTCATTTATCTCATTATGATTGCTTTATGGCCATTTTTGAAGAGACTCATTCAATAAACGAGCTCCCGATCTGCCAGATATGTGGTTCTCAATGCCAACCTTGCGATGAAGATATCTTTTCAGATATTACTTCTCAATTATTGACACTTAAAAGAAGTCTTGGTATTTCCAATACAAATTCGAATCACGGAATGAACTCTATTGCAGCGAGAGCTATATTTGAACGGGAACAACAAGTTACACCTGTTGAGAGGATAATAAAACCATCACAGATAACCTCTGCAGGTTTTAAAACCCCAACATTATCGTGCACTCCTGCAATTGAGAAGCCagtggaagaagaagatggttACGAGACGGATATCTTTGTAagctcttcttcaacttcttcgATGATTATCAATGGACTCACTATCGACCTTGAAGAAAAGTTAAGTAATAGTGATTCAGAAGATGTGGAAGAACTCCTGCCCTTAGTAACCAAACCGTATGATGACACTATACAATTAGAATTTCCAGAGCCGTGTATGGATGTGGATATGAAGTCTGCCTGTCAGTTTTCAAATAGAACCGGGCTTAAAAAATCGATTTGCTCACAAGAAAATCCACAGTTCAATGAATTTGCCTTTCGAAGGAATCTGTCTGATTATATTCACAACCTTTTGAGCATTACTAGTTTTGATAGTACTGGTGATTTACATATGTTTAGTAATTTTGCATTTTCAACTGATGGCGAATTTTGGACACAACCTATTCTagtgtttttatttgaaaaatgcCTGACCTTGTTTGAGGCTGATAGTCGCAATATCATTGGACAATTACCAGTAAATCAAATAAGTTCTACCTCTGAACTGAGACACAACAATGAAGAGATCATTGTGATAGATTTGAAGAGCTGCTTATTTCCGcagatatttttgaagaatcaCGAAGTAGCTTTTTACAAGcaagagaaaataaaaaagtgGCTGTACTATCTAACCGACATTGGTAGAGTCAGGCCGCCACTTATTGACTTGACGGACTGTTCTATCAATGTTATACCTATTGAGCTCTCTATATCATACGAGCAGGAAGTTTTAAGGCAAAGAATAAATCAAAAGAGCATGCCACAGCCTTGGGATTCGGACTTACTGAAGAGGAAACTGTGCTTAGTGGTTTGTATCGATTTGCACAAATCAGATCCAAATGAATCTAATGCATCTGACATCTTGGGGAAGATCTTGAACACATTATGTCTAGATGATATGCTTGGCCTTGTGTTAGTTGgaaaaaatggaaatggTGAGGTGGGGCCTTACGGAACATTCATTGGGCCTGTCAACAAGAAATGGGAAGGGTGGATAGATGTCATTAGAGATATTGAACTATGGCTAAGTGATGATCATAACTATGAATTTATCAGCACGGAGGAAAAAATCAAAGTCATTCTTCATACATGCCGAAGGATAACTACAATGATGCAATCAGATAGTGATTCGTCTAATGTTCTCAGAAATCTAGTAATAATCCAAGCGGGCGAGGATAAACTGGAAGAGACTTTACTCAATATCAGCGATGGAGCTAAGAAAGATTACGATAGTGTGACACAAACCAACCATTTCAGTATAAGCACTTGTAAAGCAACTGATATCACCTCTCATATCAATACATTAAGGAGTGACGACAAGTTGGATGTAACAATAAGTAATGAAGAGAATGTAATGTGGCTGGGCCACATGCAGGAAGGACGAGTATACCATTACAAAAACAGTTTCAAAGGGAATGTTACCCTTGAATGGCGTGATAAAGACTCTATACATCATAAAACGGAATTTACTTTATAA
- the CIS3 gene encoding Cis3p (CAGL0I06160g~Pir protein family member, putative cell wall component): protein MQFKNVALTAAVASVAAADGYTPGNPWSTLTPSGTVACAKPEYTASFGIAVKPISSSVAKRAVVSQIGDGQIQATSAAPKPTNAAASQVADGQVQQKTTSTTKATTTLAPSSSKTSSTSTSTSCAATPLTIKESSCKNDGTLQLTLKGGVLTDGKGRVGSIVSNRQFQFDGPPPQAGAIYAGGWSITEQGNLALGNSDVFYQCLSGNFYNLYDQKIAEQCSPINLEVVSLVDC, encoded by the coding sequence atgcaattCAAGAACGTCGCCCTAACTGCTGCTGTCGCTTCCGTCGCTGCTGCCGATGGTTACACTCCAGGTAACCCATGGTCCACCTTGACCCCATCCGGTACTGTCGCTTGTGCTAAGCCAGAATACACTGCCAGCTTCGGTATTGCTGTTAAGCCAATCTCCTCTTCTGTTGCCAAGAGAGCCGTTGTTTCCCAAATCGGTGACGGTCAAATCCAAGCTACTTCTGCTGCTCCAAAGCCAACTAACGCTGCTGCTTCTCAAGTCGCTGACGGTCAAGTTCAACAAAAGACTACCTCTACTACCAAGGCTACCACTACTTTGGCTCCAAGCTCTTCTAAGACCTCTTCCACTTCCACTTCCACTTCTTGTGCTGCCACCCCACTAACCATCAAGGAATCCTCCTGTAAGAACGATGGTACTTTGCAATTGACCTTGAAGGGTGGTGTCTTAACCGATGGTAAGGGTAGAGTTGGTTCTATCGTCTCCAACAGACAATTCCAATTCGATGGTCCACCACCACAAGCCGGTGCCATCTACGCCGGTGGCTGGTCCATCACCGAACAAGGTAACTTGGCTCTAGGTAACTCCGATGTCTTCTACCAATGTCTATCCGGTAACTTCTACAACTTGTACGACCAAAAGATTGCTGAACAATGTTCTCCAATTAACTTGGAAGTTGTCTCTTTGGTTGACTGTTAA
- the PIR2 gene encoding PIR2 (CAGL0I06182g~Pir protein family member, putative cell wall component) has translation MQYKKTLAASALATSALAAYVPGQPWSTLTPSATFKGGITDYASTFGIAVQPIATPASVAKRAVSQIGDGQVQATTKTTSTLAPKAPISQIGDGQIQATTKTQAAPVSQIGDGQIQATTKTQAAPVSQIGDGQIQATTKTQAAPVSQIGDGQIQATTKTQAAPVSQIGDGQIQATTKTQAAPVSQIGDGQIQATTKTAVSQIGDGQIQATKTATAGASQIQDGQVQASNQGKAPNDPVGAVSCKVDGTLEMNLKGGILTDGKGRIGSIVANRQFQFDGPPPQAGAIFAAGWSLTPQGNLALGDNDVFYQCLSGNFYNLYDQHIGSQCTPVHLSAIDLIKC, from the coding sequence ATGCAATACAAAAAGACTCTAGCCGCTTCCGCTTTGGCTACTTCCGCCTTGGCCGCTTACGTTCCAGGTCAACCATGGTCCACCTTGACCCCATCCGCCACTTTCAAGGGTGGTATTACCGACTACGCCTCCACCTTCGGTATCGCTGTCCAACCAATCGCTACCCCAGCTTCTGTTGCCAAGAGAGCTGTCTCTCAAATCGGTGACGGTCAAGTTCAAGCTACCACCAAGACCACATCTACTCTAGCTCCAAAGGCCCCAATCTCTCAAATCGGTGATGGTCAAATCCAAGCCACTACCAAGACACAAGCTGCTCCAGTTTCTCAAATCGGTGACGGTCAAATCCAAGCTACTACCAAGACACAAGCTGCTCCAGTTTCTCAAATTGGTGATGGTCAAATCCAAGCTACTACCAAGACACAAGCTGCTCCAGTTTCTCAAATCGGTGACGGTCAAATCCAAGCTACCACCAAGACACAAGCTGCTCCAGTTTCTCAAATTGGTGACGGTCAAATTCAAGCCACTACCAAGACACAAGCTGCTCCAGTTTCTCAAATTGGTGATGGTCAAATCCAAGCTACCACCAAGACTGCTGTCTCTCAAATTGGTGACGGTCAAATCCAAGCTACCAAGACTGCTACTGCCGGTGCTTCTCAAATTCAAGACGGTCAAGTCCAAGCCTCAAACCAAGGTAAGGCACCAAATGATCCAGTTGGCGCTGTCTCCTGTAAGGTTGACGGTACTCTAGAAATGAACTTGAAGGGTGGTATCTTGACCGATGGTAAGGGTAGAATCGGTTCCATTGTTGCTAACAGACAATTCCAATTCGATGGTCCACCACCACAAGCTGGTGCCATCTTTGCTGCTGGTTGGTCTTTGACCCCACAAGGTAACTTGGCTCTAGGTGACAACGATGTCTTCTACCAATGTCTATCCGGTAACTTCTACAACTTGTACGACCAACACATTGGTTCTCAATGTACTCCAGTGCATTTGTCCGCCATTGACTTGATCAAATGttaa
- the PIR1 gene encoding PIR1 (CAGL0I06204g~Pir protein family member, putative cell wall component): MQYKKTLAASALATSALAAYVPGKPWSTLTPSATFKGGITDYASTFGIAVQPIATPASVAKRAVSQIGDGQVQATTKTTSTLAPKAPISQIGDGQIQATTKTQAAPVSQIGDGQIQATTKTKAAPVSQIGDGQIQATTKTQAAPVSQIGDGQIQATTKTQAAPVSQIGDGQIQATTKTQAAPVSQIGDGQIQATTKTKATGVSQIGDGQIQATKTGSTTPSQPPMNNSTIPVPNNNATLPVNAKDPVRAESCKVDGTLEMNLKGGILTDGKGRIGSIVANRQFQFDGPPPQAGAIFAAGWSLTPEGNLAIGDNDVFYQCLSGNFYNLYDQHIGSQCTPVHLSAIDLIKC, encoded by the coding sequence ATGCAATACAAAAAGACTCTAGCCGCTTCCGCTTTGGCTACTTCCGCCTTGGCCGCTTACGTTCCAGGTAAGCCATGGTCCACCTTGACCCCATCCGCCACTTTCAAGGGTGGTATTACCGACTACGCCTCCACCTTCGGTATCGCTGTCCAACCTATCGCTACCCCAGCTTCTGTTGCCAAGAGAGCTGTCTCTCAAATCGGTGACGGTCAAGTTCAAGCTACCACCAAGACCACATCTACTCTAGCTCCAAAGGCCCCAATCTCTCAAATTGGTGATGGTCAAATTCAAGCCACTACCAAGACACAAGCTGCTCCAGTTTCTCAAATCGGTGACGGTCAAATCCAAGCTACCACTAAGACTAAGGCTGCTCCAGTTTCTCAAATCGGTGATGGTCAAATCCAAGCTACTACCAAGACACAAGCTGCTCCAGTTTCTCAAATCGGTGACGGTCAAATTCAAGCTACTACCAAGACACAAGCTGCTCCAGTTTCTCAAATCGGTGACGGTCAAATTCAAGCCACTACCAAGACACAAGCTGCTCCAGTTTCTCAAATTGGTGACGGCCAAATCCAAGCTACTACCAAGACTAAGGCCACTGGTGTCTCTCAAATTGGTGATGGCCAAATCCAAGCTACCAAGACTGGCTCTACCACTCCATCTCAACCACCAATGAACAACTCCACCATTCCAGTTCCAAACAACAACGCTACTCTACCAGTTAACGCTAAGGACCCAGTTAGAGCTGAATCTTGTAAGGTTGACGGTACTCTAGAAATGAACTTGAAGGGTGGTATCTTGACCGATGGTAAGGGTAGAATCGGTTCCATTGTTGCTAACAGACAATTCCAATTCGATGGTCCACCACCACAAGCTGGTGCCATCTTTGCTGCTGGTTGGTCTTTGACTCCAGAAGGTAACTTGGCTATTGGTGACAACGATGTCTTCTACCAATGTCTATCCGGTAACTTCTACAACTTGTACGACCAACACATTGGTTCTCAATGTACTCCAGTGCATTTGTCCGCCATTGACTTGATTAAGTGTTAA
- the JJJ2 gene encoding Jjj2p (CAGL0I06226g~Ortholog(s) have cytoplasm, nucleus localization) codes for MSINDVTIDTSTYYSILGVPTNASTNEIRKSYMKLAKKLHPDKTKSEHTAELFKLVVDAHSILNNDQLRAEYDKKLILEGRFELHQHGAKQKNKDIRKGYTFKRNSKPYEQQPYGFGVQVPKGPHEESNYEANSNPHNENSSNNDTKMKSTNLHDTLSKDSEDKHGTDDASDIQPPTKSNDIANEVGSKRKSNSKDIHQDHSSNIGLNPLKKKKLEKKAVHATTTESRRYMRKKSEKKATPPIQPLADLQINDDWEKLREVLQRIEKEDSRGGKEFTLDIDVNEQMYNLSMESSDDEHTIPTKKRAKVGSNIQGNSRYFAQTAAYDMNQINANLGTRNTEDDRQASSKISITEIDDILDLLKERVPSPPKLGHLGVQRDQQNRALEYIKYTDELKKRILYVLSNSSTTEAMQHFNRHTQSVLAHKTMELRLCEKLTEIQKCQQGVIEYFSRTALG; via the coding sequence ATGTCTATAAACGATGTTACAATTGATACAAGTACATACTATTCCATTTTAGGTGTACCGACAAATGCATCCACCAACGAAATAAGGAAATCATACATGAAGTTGGCTAAAAAATTGCATCCTGATAAAACTAAATCAGAACATACAGCTGAGCTCTTTAAATTAGTAGTGGATGCACATTCCATTCTAAATAACGACCAACTGCGAGCAGAATATGACAAAAAGTTAATATTAGAAGGAAGATTTGAACTACATCAGCATGGGGCGAAACAGAAAAACAAGGATATAAGAAAAGGATATACctttaaaagaaatagtaAGCCTTATGAGCAACAACCATACGGTTTTGGTGTCCAAGTTCCCAAAGGTCCACATGAGGAATCTAATTATGAGGCCAATAGTAATCCGCATAACGAGAACTCTTCTAATAACGATACAAAGATGAAGTCTACGAATTTACATGATACGCTAAGCAAGGATTCAGAAGATAAGCATGGAACAGACGATGCTTCGGATATACAGCCGCCAACTAAATCAAATGACATCGCAAATGAGGTTGGctccaaaagaaaatcgAATTCAAAGGATATACATCAAGACCATAGCTCAAATATTGGTTTAAAtcctttgaagaagaagaaacttGAAAAGAAGGCTGTACACGCAACAACTACAGAATCAAGAAGGTAtatgagaaagaaaagcGAGAAAAAGGCCACACCACCCATTCAGCCTCTGGCAGATTTACAAATAAATGACGACTGGGAGAAGCTAAGAGAGGTTTTacaaagaattgaaaaagaggACAGCCGTGGTGGTAAGGAATTTACTTTAGATATTGATGTTAACGAGCAAATGTACAATCTTTCTATGGAATCATCTGATGACGAGCACACAATCCCTACCAAAAAAAGAGCAAAAGTTGGATCAAATATACAAGGAAATAGTCGTTATTTTGCTCAAACTGCTGCTTATGATATGAATCAGATAAACGCAAACTTGGGTACTAGAAATACAGAAGATGACCGACAAGCATCTTCAAAGATAAGTATCACTGAGATAGATGACATTTTGGATCTCTTGAAGGAAAGAGTGCCAAGCCCGCCTAAATTAGGTCACCTCGGTGTTCAGCGAGATCAACAAAATAGAGCTTTAGAATACATCAAATACACTGATgaattaaagaaaaggatATTATATGTACTATCTAATTCCTCTACTACAGAAGCAATGCAGCATTTCAACAGGCATACCCAATCTGTTCTAGCTCACAAGACCATGGAATTAAGGCTATGTGAAAAACTTActgaaattcaaaagtGTCAGCAAGGTGTTATAGAGTATTTCTCACGTACAGCTTTAGGATAA
- a CDS encoding uncharacterized protein (CAGL0I06248g~Ortholog(s) have protein kinase activity and role in cellular cation homeostasis, cellular protein localization, protein dephosphorylation, protein phosphorylation), with protein MGESNTAAPPSRSRSLSASIKGLFGKNSISSNEINGKKEAFVQSGTREDQRYNEEHHLKKIDTKASVPKKDTQLSPLSAPGSYLKKSTSIASSLHLNSGKQSVTSSRAQSISSDGNGFLSQESFISEEHEDDIDDTTYYDKSTRGFTNLSKEVESYSISRKNSIQQSRKASVDDNEVDKRNAHFPDSDTTIDSVLGDKNKNQKVMNQINSISNISRSGSVPANPPILSSKSRRGSNAMSIRSPSVRSTASIVSGNSNSEVITPSSKPATQNISEDGNIKKTDNTLKCVINSKHFKVYENGFHEHHLPVIDLVKGDSTDSLNSSTVSKGTEGIEINRQKSSFSLTGIFKKKNGDKMNELLDTEPFGNASSLMPTKAFCPRYKTKDGSMIEEPLEQETTHKKIPKIVNPYAAVGSEELKLITTLSDKIKKGLKNKDGQSRSGSQSGSASSSLHTSPVASSTSLSSKFHHALVTCSEKYGDPVGVIGHGTYGVVRVCSRPLLISDSAPFPSYCNDKKLFFAIKVLKPKDDEQLEKFSTRVTSEFIIGHSLSRRHKAHALQNKVCPSKRLAHKAQRKLDWECPNILRVIDLMETNNTFIEVMELCPAGDLHSLLVSRSQSGNAIGSLHPLEADCFMKQLLRGVQYMHDHGIAHCDLKPENLLFHPNGLLKICDFGTSSVFQTAWEKHVHFQNGVIGSEPYVAPEVFQLGKDYDPRLIDCWSCGIVYCTMVFGQYLWKIAIENKDSLYASFISQMKDENQFSLFEELRHVNADLNKLRKNVLYNMFQTNPEKRITVDKILHSSWMKHTRCCVSYNHSV; from the coding sequence ATGGGAGAATCCAATACTGCAGCACCACCAAGCAGATCAAGATCTCTATCTGCATCTATAAAAGGCTTATTTGGGAAAAACTCTATATCAAGCAATGAAATCAATGGTAAGAAGGAGGCATTTGTACAATCTGGTACAAGAGAGGATCAGCGATATAATGAAGAACATcatttaaagaaaatagaCACGAAGGCCTCAGTTCCTAAAAAAGACACTCAATTGTCGCCATTATCAGCACCAGGTagttatttgaaaaagtcAACATCTATAGCGAGTTCCCTTCATTTGAATAGTGGAAAGCAGTCAGTTACTTCTAGTCGAGCACAATCCATTAGCTCGGATGGTAATGGGTTTTTATCACAAGAAAGCTTCATAAGTGAAGAGCATGAAGATGATATAGATGATACCACATACTATGATAAGTCAACGAGAGGTTTCACAAATCTCAGTAAGGAAGTTGAAAGTTACTCgatatcaagaaaaaatagcATTCAGCAATCAAGGAAGGCTAGCGTAGATGATAATGAAGTAGATAAGCGGAATGCTCATTTTCCTGATAGTGATACTACTATTGATAGTGTTTTGGGtgataaaaataagaaTCAGAAGGTAATGAATCAAATTAACAGTATTAGTAACATATCAAGGTCTGGCAGTGTCCCAGCAAATCCACCTATACTTTCTTCGAAAAGTAGAAGAGGAAGTAACGCTATGAGTATCAGATCACCTTCAGTGCGGTCTACCGCTTCGATTGTATCAGGAAATTCCAACTCTGAAGTGATTACTCCTAGTAGTAAACCAGCGACTCAAAATATATCGGAAGATGGCAATATCAAGAAGACCGATAATACACTGAAATGTGTTATTAATTCGAAACATTTTAAAGTGTACGAAAATGGCTTCCACGAACACCATTTGCCTGTTATTGATCTAGTTAAGGGTGATTCGACGGATTCTTTGAACTCTAGCACTGTATCCAAAGGAACAGAAGGAATAGAAATAAACAGGCAAAAGTCgtctttttctttaactGGGATAtttaaaaagaagaatggtGACAAAATGAATGAACTACTAGATACAGAACCGTTTGGAAATGCATCTTCATTAATGCCAACAAAAGCTTTTTGTCCGCGTTATAAAACGAAGGATGGAAGTATGATTGAAGAGCCGCTTGAGCAGGAAACTACACATAAGAAAATACCTAAAATTGTCAACCCATACGCGGCAGTTGGTTCAGAAGAACTGAAATTAATTACAACCCTTTCTGATAAGATTAAAAAGGGCTTAAAAAACAAGGATGGGCAATCCAGAAGTGGGTCGCAATCAGGATCGGCCTCTAGTTCACTCCATACTAGCCCTGTGGCATCATCTACATCTTTATCCTCAAAATTTCATCACGCTTTGGTGACATGTTCAGAGAAGTATGGTGATCCCGTTGGAGTGATAGGTCATGGTACATATGGTGTTGTGCGAGTTTGTTCACGGCCTCTGCTAATTAGTGACAGCGCTCCATTTCCATCTTATTGTAATGATAAGAAGCTCTTTTTCGCCATAAAAGTGCTGAAGCCAAAGGATGATGAACAATTAGAAAAGTTCAGTACTAGAGTTACCTCAGAGTTTATAATTGGTCATTCTTTGAGTAGAAGACATAAAGCCCATGCACTGCAGAACAAGGTATGTCCAAGCAAAAGGCTCGCTCATAAAGCTCAAAGAAAGCTAGATTGGGAATGTCCAAATATATTGAGAGTGATCGATCTGATGGAGACAAATAATACATTTATAGAAGTTATGGAACTTTGTCCTGCTGGTGATCTTCATTCTTTGTTGGTTTCTAGATCACAATCTGGCAATGCTATTGGCTCTTTACATCCATTAGAAGCAGATTGTTTTATGAAGCAATTGCTCCGTGGTGTTCAATACATGCATGATCACGGTATTGCACATTGTGATCTGAAGCCTGAGAATTTATTGTTTCATCCGAATGGTCTTCTTAAGATATGTGATTTTGGAACCAGTTCAGTTTTTCAAACCGCTTGGGAAAAGCACGTCCATTTCCAAAATGGTGTCATTGGATCTGAACCGTACGTTGCACCAGAGGTATTTCAACTTGGAAAGGATTATGACCCCAGACTTATCGACTGTTGGAGTTGTGGTATAGTGTATTGTACAATGGTTTTTGGGCAATACCTCTGGAAAATTGCTATTGAGAATAAGGATTCTTTATACGCATCGTTCATATCCCAGatgaaagatgaaaatcAGTTCTCACTATTTGAAGAGTTGAGGCATGTAAACGCTGATTTGAACAAACTCAGAAAAAATGTTCTTTATAATATGTTCCAGACCAATCCAGAAAAGCGTATAACTGTAGACAAGATACTGCATAGTTCATGGATGAAGCATACTCGCTGTTGTGTTTCGTACAACCATTCGGtgtaa
- the QCR8 gene encoding ubiquinol--cytochrome-c reductase subunit 8 (CAGL0I06270g~Ortholog(s) have ubiquinol-cytochrome-c reductase activity, role in aerobic respiration, mitochondrial electron transport, ubiquinol to cytochrome c and mitochondrial respiratory chain complex III, plasma membrane localization) encodes MSPPGAKAYMGWWGHLGSPKQKGITSYSVSPYAQKPLAHSMHNAVFNTFRRVKSQALYVLIPAGIYYYWWINSRDYNEYLYTKAGREELERVNN; translated from the coding sequence ATGAGTCCTCCAGGTGCTAAAGCTTACATGGGATGGTGGGGTCACCTTGGCTCCCCAAAGCAAAAGGGTATTACTTCATACTCTGTGTCTCCATATGCTCAAAAGCCTCTAGCACACTCTATGCATAATGCTGTCTTCAACACTTTTAGAAGAGTAAAGTCGCAAGCATTGTACGTTTTGATCCCAGCAGGTATTTACTATTACTGGTGGATTAACAGCAGAGACTACAACGAGTACTTATACACCAAGGCTGGTAGAGAAGAATTGGAAAGAGTTAACAACTGA
- the PEX2 gene encoding ubiquitin-protein ligase peroxin 2 (CAGL0I06292g~Protein of unknown function): protein MSRVAQLDSVVLDQEVDHLIWNIFQKDFKVSKYAEECQFLLRCLVFICGSKSVDGVNTTTYGSRLSGVYYLCRKRTLFVSNILIHYLYRKLSNLYFSSNNISERTLRLYRWISTLYGVLDLTTFLRFLLSDGNTKYLSLTNRLLGIVTSVDMLSPSSFYQDTVYAGLEYQNRQLLWNALLEVFNSTLMNSNKYLWDTRKKRDKPANETTCPECNGFPVNPYRSSCCRANYCYICGMKALAREHCTNCGNTKPAMQQVY, encoded by the coding sequence ATGTCTCGTGTTGCTCAGCTTGATTCAGTGGTGCTAGATCAGGAAGTGGACCATCTGATATGGAATATATTCCAGAAGGATTTCAAAGTATCAAAGTATGCTGAGGAGTGCCAATTTCTGCTACGGTGTCTGGTGTTTATATGCGGTTCAAAGAGTGTAGATGGAGTTAACACAACCACGTATGGATCTCGACTCAGTGGTGTTTATTATCTTTGCAGAAAGAGAACTCTGTTTGTCTCTAACATTCTGATACATTACCTCTACAGGAAACTGTCAAACCTATATTTCTCTTCAAACAACATATCAGAACGGACATTGAGACTGTACAGATGGATTTCAACCCTGTATGGAGTCCTAGACCTTACAACTTTTCTAAGGTTCTTGTTGTCTGATGGAAacacaaaatatttgtcTTTGACAAACAGACTATTGGGGATTGTAACTTCTGTGGATATGCTATCACCATCTAGTTTCTATCAGGACACTGTATATGCAGGACTAGAGTACCAAAATAGGCAATTACTATGGAATGCACTTTTGGAAGTGTTTAACTCTACACTAATGAACTCGAACAAGTACTTATGGGACAcgagaaagaaaagagataAGCCTGCAAATGAAACTACCTGCCCGGAATGTAATGGATTCCCTGTTAACCCATATCGCTCTTCTTGTTGCAGGGCCAACTATTGCTATATATGTGGAATGAAGGCTCTGGCAAGGGAACACTGTACAAATTGCGGCAATACCAAACCAGCAATGCAACAAGTATACTAA